In the Sorghum bicolor cultivar BTx623 chromosome 4, Sorghum_bicolor_NCBIv3, whole genome shotgun sequence genome, ATTGTTAACCAACCTGAGTGTGCACAATCTTTTATATTGATACGAACATTAGTCTTGAAGTTACAGTTTTACACTTACCAGTTATATTGCATTGAACAACTCTAGTGAGCATCTGTGTAATTTATTTTGTTTATAATGCTTATGCAGACTAAGCGCACCAAGAAGGCCGGAATTGTTGGCAAATATGGTACATGCTGAAAAAATATGACATATTTCCCAATTTGTGCATCTGGGATATGAAGTTAACATTGCAAATTATAATGTTATAGGAACCAGGTATGGTGCTAGCTTGCGTAAGCAGATCAAGAAGATGGAGGTATCTCAGCATTCCAAGTACTTTTGcgagttctgtgggaaggtagATCTTCTGTTAGTTGCCCTGCTTCTGCATCTGAGTTTgctatattttttatctattgAAGTGTAAACTGTCTTTATGTTCTTGTTATCACCACTAAAACTGTAGGCTGCTGACTGATTTTGAGCAGCAATCGGTCTTAAATAtatttgtttgtttattctcaTATTTGAATGGTTTATAAGATGGTTATAGGCATGTTGAGCAATTTGTTTCTAAGATGTGTCCCACTTTTGCTGTGTTGTCTTTCCAGTTTGCTGTGAAGAGGAAAGCAGTTGGAATTTGGGGATGCAAGGACTGTGGGAAGGTCAAGGCTGGCGGTGCTTACACCATGAAGTAATTATTTGCTGACTCAAATCTTTTGTTTCAAAACCATAATTTTGTTAAGCAAGGTTAAATTAAATTCTGTTATTTGCATTTGCAGCACTGCTAGTGCAGTCACTGTCAGGAGCACAATCCGTCGCTTGAGGGAGCAGACTGAAGCATGATTTAGCTTGTTATATCAGGGTTCTCTAGTTGCTCTTGTCAGGCATGTTGGGGTTCTCTTGTGGAATCACTGTACTGGCTGTTGGCCGAGATACTACTCCAGCATTTTTGGTTTATGCTCTAGGATCTCTAAAAGTTGGGTGCTAAGATTTGTACTTGGTTACCATTATGAATTTAACAAGTGATATTTGATCCTTTGCCTGTCTTAATGCCTTCAAATTTGGCTGCTGTCAGTGGTTTGCTATACTTTTCTTGTTGAAATTCTACAGATATTGCTGGGTCTTCTCATATTAGAAGAGTTGCTTATAATGCACTGCACTGAACTGTCGGATGTTCTTCTGTTTAGGCTAGCGCACTTCCACAGTGCCTACTGTGTGAATTGTTTTACTTCAAAAGTTAAATGATGCGATCATTTCCAAATGAAACGGTCGACCTATTAAGGGTCAAAGACTGTCACGAACAGCGTCGCTGACCGATCGACTGCGGCCAGCCCTCGACGTCGCCTGATAGAGGGCAATTTCAGGATGTTTTGATGTCTTCCTTGTTTTCCAATCTCAAACAAACTCTTCTTAACAGCGGAAGATCCTATAGCCTAGTGGTTACAAGAGCCCTAGTAGCATCGGAGATGCTACATTTGACTCTTCTTGGGAACGTATGTTTAAGAATTAAACGGTATTATAGGCCCATATATATCGTGACCTCTTCAATCTCGGATTTGCCGGTCTAGCCTGCAGAAGAGCATATATTTTACGTAAATCGCTGTTTCCTCTCTTGATCTGGTATTTGTCTTGTCGTATGTGTTAATTAAGTCACCATCTTGCTTGCTATTGGTTCATATGTggagttgttgcatgtatggATGAGTTGGCAAGAAAGGCATATGTGTGTTCTTTGATATTTTGAATATGAGATGTTGGGTTGATGTATTACTGAGTTAAGTGACACAAGTATATTGTTACTGGAAGATGGGACAACTTGTCGTTTGATTGATTGAGATTTAGGTGTTGTTTTATTCATGCACACAAGGTGTTCAGTGATAATAATTATGACAGCTTAGTTTGCTAATTTTGATTATTCTATTGCCCATCTATTATCCCACACATCTTTCCAGTGAGGCTGAATCTAGCTCACGCAAGGAGATAGTTGGAAAATGGAAATGGATATCCAAATTATTCGACATTCGTATCCACTAAAACTTGTAATATGGATACCATATCCATATCCGTTTATATTATGGATACTAAATGAATATCTCTAAAATCATTTTTGAGTATTTTTCCCTATTCGATTCTAGAAATATAGATAGTATCCATCTCAGCAAGAAAAACAAGGTATCATGaacctatttaaattttttctCTATGTAACAATTGACTAATTATTTGATTTTGTTATTACTAATGATGCATTGAAACCATTTAATAGTATATCTATAAATAACATTTAGTATTAATTTAAAATTATTGATGATATATAAAGATAAtattaattttagtattttCTGATTTAGTTTAAACCTAATATATTTGTTGtttgtaaattattttaatactttagtttatttatttattgatgTCAATCATTTCATATAATTTATATCATGATAAATATTTGTATAAATATAGTATAGATTGATTAATTG is a window encoding:
- the LOC8076076 gene encoding 60S ribosomal protein L37a-1 isoform X1, translated to MLMQTKRTKKAGIVGKYGTRYGASLRKQIKKMEVSQHSKYFCEFCGKFAVKRKAVGIWGCKDCGKVKAGGAYTMNTASAVTVRSTIRRLREQTEA
- the LOC8076076 gene encoding 60S ribosomal protein L37a-1 isoform X2 codes for the protein MTKRTKKAGIVGKYGTRYGASLRKQIKKMEVSQHSKYFCEFCGKFAVKRKAVGIWGCKDCGKVKAGGAYTMNTASAVTVRSTIRRLREQTEA